The Chitinophaga niabensis genomic interval TCTTACCAGCCTGTGGCAGGACACAAAACAACCATATACAACACAACCGTTTGCCGAAAGGGACGAATGGGATGTAATTGTTGTTGGTGGAGGTATAACGGGTATCAGCACAGCGTTACGTTTGCAGGAAGCAGGGAAACGCTGTCTTATTATAGAAGCCGAGAACCTTTGCTTTGGCACAACGGGGGGAACTACAGCGCATATCAATACATTGCTGGATACGCCTTATACAACCATTGCGCAGAACTTTGGGGATGATAATGCCAGATTGGTGGCGAATGCTGCAAAGGAAGCCGTGGAAAATATTAAAACTAACATCCGTACATACAACATAAACTGTGGATTTTCTGAAGCGGATGCGTACTTATTTGCACAGGATAATTCCCAGGAAAAGGAATTGGAGCAAATCCTGGCGGCCACCAAAGCAGCAGGAATATCTGCTGCATTCATAGATAATATTCCCGTTCCCATCTCATTTACAAAAGCCATCAGGGTGAAAGGGCAGGCTAAGTTCCAGCCGCTGGATTACGTAATGGGCCTGGCGGAAGCGTATGAAAAATTGGGTGGTGCCATCCTTCAGCATTGCAGGGTAACTGGTGTGGAGAATAATGAATTGGTAGAAGTAGAAACCACGCAGGGTATTTTTAAAGCACGCGATCTGATCTATGCTACACATATCCCTCCCGGCGTGAACCTTGTACATCTCCGTTGCCTTCCTTACCGTAGTTATGCGATGGCTGTTCTGCTGAGTGACAGAAAATACCCGGAAGACCTGAGTTATGATATGTACGATCCTTATCATTATTACCGCACACAGGTGGTGGATGGGCAACCATACCTGATCGCAGGTGGTAAAGATCATAGAACGGGAGATGCGGAGAATACGGAGCAGTATCTTCTGCAACTGGAGGCCACTATCCGTAAACATTTTGCAGTAGCGGAGATTAAGTATAAATGGTCTTCCCAGTATTATGAATCTTCAGACGGGCTGCCATATATAGGTTCCCTGCCGGGGCAGGCTGAGCATATTTATGTAGCTACAGGTTTTGGCGGTAATGGTATCACCTATAGCCATGTAGCGGCAGCTATCCTGGAGAAACTGATCCTGAACGATGGCTCTCCTTATATTCCATTGTTCGATCCTAATCGTTTGAAGCCGGTAGCCGGATTTAAGAATTTCATGAAACATAATCTCACGGTGGTGAAAGACCTGGTATCAGGACTGTTTCCTGCTGATAAGCTGGAATCTTTATCTGGTATAGCCCACGGAGAAGGGCGTATTGTGGATTATGAAGATGATAAAGTGGCGATCTATAAAGATGAAGCGGGAAACATTCATGCTTTACATTCCTTGTGTACCCACCTGAAGTGTGAAGTGCAATGGAACGGTGCAGAGCGTTCATGGGATTGCCCCTGCCATGGAGCGCGGTACGATATTGATGGAAATGTATTGAACGGCCCGGCAGATAAAGGGCTTGAAAAACGTTGATCATGCCATCCACGGTTATCAAAAGGTTCACTTATGATAGCAAAAAGGCCAGGCTGTATGTGACTTTCCTGTCTGGCAAGGTGTATGCATACCTCAACGTGCCGGAAAGCGTGTATGAAGAAATGAAAGCGGCGCTCTCTAAGGGAAAATACTTAAATGAGTATGTTAAAGGGAAGTATGAATTTAAAGCTGTTTAAGCAACGCCTTGTAATTCTTCGTCTATACGGGTGATCAGTTCCCGCCTTTCTTCTCCCCATGCATCCATGGCGTCAATAATTGGCAGGATGCTCTGGCCAAGGTCTGTGAGGTAGTATTCCACTTTAAGGGGTATTTCATCATACACCTTTTTGGAGACCATGC includes:
- a CDS encoding KTSC domain-containing protein, whose protein sequence is MPSTVIKRFTYDSKKARLYVTFLSGKVYAYLNVPESVYEEMKAALSKGKYLNEYVKGKYEFKAV
- a CDS encoding FAD-dependent oxidoreductase, with product MIKRDGHLTSLWQDTKQPYTTQPFAERDEWDVIVVGGGITGISTALRLQEAGKRCLIIEAENLCFGTTGGTTAHINTLLDTPYTTIAQNFGDDNARLVANAAKEAVENIKTNIRTYNINCGFSEADAYLFAQDNSQEKELEQILAATKAAGISAAFIDNIPVPISFTKAIRVKGQAKFQPLDYVMGLAEAYEKLGGAILQHCRVTGVENNELVEVETTQGIFKARDLIYATHIPPGVNLVHLRCLPYRSYAMAVLLSDRKYPEDLSYDMYDPYHYYRTQVVDGQPYLIAGGKDHRTGDAENTEQYLLQLEATIRKHFAVAEIKYKWSSQYYESSDGLPYIGSLPGQAEHIYVATGFGGNGITYSHVAAAILEKLILNDGSPYIPLFDPNRLKPVAGFKNFMKHNLTVVKDLVSGLFPADKLESLSGIAHGEGRIVDYEDDKVAIYKDEAGNIHALHSLCTHLKCEVQWNGAERSWDCPCHGARYDIDGNVLNGPADKGLEKR